A genome region from Variovorax paradoxus includes the following:
- a CDS encoding LysR family transcriptional regulator, translated as MHSIKNNLASTINFEQLRTFALVLESGGFSAAAERLGLTQPAVSVQVKQLERRLGVRLIERVGRRIGPTPAGADLMAELPQVEAALANAINAATFHSAGVAGRVRLGTGGTGCLYLLPPVLRDLRARHPLLNIIVSTDNTGRLIRRVEDNTLDAALVTLPVASRALAVTPILRDDFVALCQRGSRRWPAEVTAHELGALPLVKFAAGASARDIADDWMRRCGRASPPVMEFDSVEAIKAMVAAGLGVAILPKMAVTGRGHSAELDLRPLEPPLHRTLALVTRNDKPVSKGLRQVIDAVVAAGKETEAAAAAGDAPSGRPAA; from the coding sequence ATGCATTCCATAAAAAACAATTTGGCTTCAACCATTAATTTCGAACAATTGCGCACTTTTGCACTTGTGCTCGAATCGGGTGGCTTTTCCGCCGCGGCCGAGCGGCTCGGATTGACGCAACCGGCGGTGAGCGTGCAGGTGAAGCAGCTCGAGCGACGTCTCGGCGTGCGCCTCATCGAGCGCGTAGGTCGGCGGATCGGCCCGACGCCGGCGGGCGCGGACCTGATGGCGGAACTGCCCCAGGTCGAGGCGGCACTCGCCAACGCGATCAACGCCGCCACCTTCCACTCGGCCGGCGTGGCGGGCCGCGTGCGGCTGGGCACCGGAGGCACCGGCTGCCTCTACCTGCTGCCGCCGGTGCTGCGCGACCTGCGCGCACGCCATCCGCTGCTGAACATCATCGTGAGCACGGACAACACCGGACGCCTGATCCGGCGCGTGGAAGACAACACGCTCGACGCCGCACTGGTGACCTTGCCGGTGGCGTCGCGTGCATTGGCGGTGACGCCGATCCTGCGCGACGACTTCGTCGCCCTCTGCCAGCGCGGCAGCAGGCGATGGCCGGCCGAGGTCACGGCGCACGAACTGGGCGCGCTGCCGCTCGTCAAGTTCGCTGCCGGGGCCAGCGCGCGGGACATTGCCGACGACTGGATGCGGCGCTGCGGGCGAGCCTCGCCGCCGGTGATGGAGTTCGACAGCGTCGAAGCCATCAAGGCGATGGTGGCGGCCGGGCTGGGCGTGGCGATCCTGCCGAAGATGGCGGTCACGGGGCGCGGCCACAGCGCCGAGCTCGACCTGCGCCCGCTCGAGCCGCCGCTGCACCGCACGCTCGCGCTGGTCACGCGCAACGACAAGCCGGTGAGCAAAGGCCTGCGGCAGGTGATCGATGCGGTCGTCGCGGCCGGCAAGGAAACGGAAGCGGCCGCCGCGGCCGGCGACGCGCCTAGCGGGCGTCCAGCAGCCTGA
- a CDS encoding FdhF/YdeP family oxidoreductase translates to MTLPDDSGIRPYTHPAGGWDALGAVARAIHGQMNAVSGTRIMLRNNQPDGFDCPGCAWPDPKHTSAFEFCENGAKAVTWEATRKRATPEVFQRHTVSELLSWNDHDIEDLGRLTHPMAYDASTDRYVQIGWDEAFARIASVLQALPSPDMAEFYTSGRASNEAAFLYQLFVRAYGTNNFPDCSNMCHEATSVGLPQSIGIGKGTVSLEDFDHADLIISMGHNPGTNHPRMMTTLHAASRRGAPIVVFNPLRERALERFAAPQDPIEMATFTSTDIASDYLQVKVGGDAAALKGVMKGVLAIDAEDLAAGGPGVLDRAFIAQHTQGFEALADDLHATAWADVERASGLSRESLEHVARLYCRAKSTIVAFGMGITQHRLGTDNVQQISNLLMLKGNYGRPGAGICPVRGHSNVQGNRTVGIDEKAPLALRQGIERVYGFTPPAQRGHDAGEAIEAIEAGRSKFLMCLGGNLAVAMADPQRTFAAVRRLEMAVHIATKPNRSHLLVGRQSIVLPCLGRTELDLQAGGVQSITVEDSMSMVHASTGRLPPPSDQLRSEPAIVAGIAKAVLQGRHGIDWDAMVADYGRIRDGIEGVLAGFDGYNARIRQPGGFRLPIGPAERVWHTPSGKAQFLVMPGLKEDPRTSGAQVLTLATLRSHDQYNTTIYGFDDRYRGIFGRRDVVFLNADDLAAQGLAAGDRVDLEAVPFKGEAPAPEGAVLRNLTAVAYDIPRGSAGAYYPEANVLVGLAHRDAQSGTPSYKSVPVRVRRAAGAGPGQ, encoded by the coding sequence ATGACCCTCCCCGACGATTCAGGCATCCGCCCCTACACCCACCCCGCCGGCGGCTGGGACGCGCTGGGCGCGGTCGCCAGGGCGATCCACGGGCAGATGAACGCCGTCTCGGGCACGCGCATCATGCTGCGCAACAACCAGCCCGACGGCTTCGACTGCCCCGGCTGCGCCTGGCCCGACCCCAAGCACACCTCGGCCTTCGAGTTCTGCGAGAACGGCGCCAAGGCCGTCACGTGGGAGGCCACGCGCAAGCGCGCCACGCCCGAGGTGTTCCAGCGCCACACCGTGAGCGAACTGCTGTCCTGGAACGACCACGACATCGAGGACCTCGGCCGCCTCACGCACCCCATGGCCTACGACGCGTCCACCGACCGCTACGTGCAGATCGGCTGGGACGAGGCCTTCGCGCGCATCGCATCGGTGCTGCAGGCGCTGCCCTCGCCCGACATGGCGGAGTTCTACACCTCGGGCCGCGCATCGAACGAGGCCGCGTTCCTCTACCAGCTGTTCGTGCGCGCCTACGGCACCAACAACTTTCCCGACTGTTCCAACATGTGCCACGAGGCCACCAGCGTGGGCCTGCCTCAGTCGATCGGCATCGGCAAGGGCACGGTGTCGCTCGAAGACTTCGACCACGCCGACCTCATCATCTCCATGGGCCACAACCCCGGCACCAACCACCCGCGCATGATGACCACGCTGCATGCGGCGTCGCGCCGCGGTGCCCCGATCGTGGTGTTCAACCCGCTGCGCGAACGCGCACTGGAGCGCTTCGCCGCGCCGCAGGACCCGATCGAAATGGCCACCTTCACCTCGACCGACATCGCCAGCGACTACCTGCAGGTGAAGGTCGGCGGCGACGCCGCGGCGCTGAAGGGCGTCATGAAGGGCGTGCTGGCCATCGATGCCGAAGACCTCGCCGCGGGCGGACCGGGCGTGCTCGACCGCGCGTTCATCGCACAGCACACGCAGGGCTTCGAAGCGCTGGCCGACGACCTGCACGCCACGGCATGGGCCGACGTGGAGCGCGCCTCGGGCCTGAGCCGGGAATCGCTCGAGCACGTGGCACGGCTCTATTGCAGGGCGAAGTCGACCATCGTCGCCTTCGGCATGGGCATCACGCAGCACCGGCTGGGCACGGACAACGTCCAGCAGATCTCCAACCTGCTGATGCTCAAGGGCAACTACGGGCGCCCCGGCGCGGGCATCTGCCCGGTGCGCGGGCACTCCAACGTGCAGGGCAACCGCACCGTGGGCATCGACGAGAAGGCGCCGCTGGCGCTGCGCCAGGGCATCGAGCGCGTCTACGGCTTCACGCCGCCCGCGCAGCGCGGGCACGACGCGGGCGAAGCCATCGAGGCCATCGAGGCGGGGCGCTCGAAGTTCCTCATGTGCCTGGGCGGCAACCTGGCCGTCGCCATGGCGGACCCGCAGCGCACCTTCGCGGCGGTGCGCAGACTGGAAATGGCGGTGCACATCGCGACCAAGCCCAACCGCTCGCACCTGCTGGTGGGCCGCCAGAGCATCGTGCTGCCCTGCCTGGGGCGCACCGAACTCGACCTGCAGGCCGGCGGCGTGCAGTCGATCACCGTGGAGGACTCGATGTCGATGGTGCACGCCTCCACCGGGCGGCTGCCGCCGCCGTCGGACCAACTGCGCTCGGAGCCGGCGATCGTCGCGGGCATCGCCAAGGCGGTGCTCCAGGGGCGGCACGGCATCGACTGGGACGCCATGGTGGCCGACTACGGGCGCATCCGCGACGGCATCGAAGGCGTGCTGGCAGGCTTCGACGGCTACAACGCGCGCATCCGGCAGCCCGGCGGCTTCAGGCTGCCGATCGGACCGGCCGAGCGCGTGTGGCACACCCCCTCGGGCAAGGCGCAGTTCCTCGTGATGCCGGGCTTGAAGGAAGACCCGCGCACCTCAGGCGCGCAGGTGCTCACGCTGGCCACCCTGCGCAGCCACGACCAGTACAACACCACCATCTACGGCTTCGACGACCGCTACCGCGGCATCTTCGGGCGGCGCGACGTGGTGTTTCTCAACGCCGACGACCTCGCCGCGCAGGGCCTCGCCGCGGGCGACCGGGTCGACCTCGAGGCAGTGCCGTTCAAAGGCGAGGCGCCGGCACCCGAAGGTGCGGTGCTGCGCAACCTCACCGCCGTGGCCTACGACATCCCGCGCGGATCGGCCGGCGCCTACTACCCGGAGGCCAATGTGCTCGTCGGGCTGGCGCATCGCGATGCGCAGAGCGGCACGCCGTCGTACAAGTCGGTGCCGGTGCGGGTTCGGCGCGCGGCCGGAGCCGGGCCTGGTCAGTAG
- a CDS encoding ATP-binding protein has protein sequence MTSSERLRQRIVAAGIVLVVAFAGSAVYDGWRLHQQITFATERELGNLAKALAEQGARNLQAVDLLLRDTAEWWETTGHGLPPDDVAAALAARVVGISQVSVLTLVDSQGRQRHRSSITGAPLADVSDRPYFQSQREGSAGGLYINEPVVTRTNRQPALVVSRRLARRDGTFDGVVTAIVTLQELQAAYSAIELGEGSALLLTLDDGTLVVRQPEEPGMATGERFPELTAFKGAPLIDRSVSPVDGRAKLVAAVGVGKRPLTLTITRDEDHALRPWYDEMRSAVVRTLLLAALVVLTIAGLLRQLRRLEAGEAEKAALEARLQKAQRLESLGTLAGGIAHDFNNILGAILGFGEMAQQHAAAGSDMRRYIDRVMQAGARARVLVRRILDFSRSGVAERVPVHIQAVVEEALAMLRPTLQDGIRIDARLDAGTAAVLGDGTQLHQVVMNLCTNAAQALGDAGAIEVVLERETLDAPRPLLHGELAPGHYVRLVVADTGAGMSPEVLQRAFDPFFTTKKLGEGTGLGLSMVHGIVTDLCGAIDIATEAGHGTRVTVWLPVSGESEAPPLRADPAWPRGNGQVVMVVDDERPLVELAEELLAELGYEPVGFDSSERALEAFMADPQRFDAVLTDEMLPGLAGSELALKLLAVRPGLPVILVSGNVGAALEQRARDAGVVALLRKPLGLQELAESLARTLGCS, from the coding sequence ATGACGTCGAGCGAGCGGCTGCGGCAGCGCATCGTCGCTGCGGGCATCGTCCTGGTGGTCGCGTTCGCCGGCTCGGCGGTGTACGACGGCTGGCGGCTGCACCAGCAGATCACGTTCGCCACCGAGCGCGAACTCGGCAACCTCGCCAAGGCCCTGGCCGAACAGGGTGCGCGCAACCTGCAGGCGGTCGACCTGCTGCTGCGCGACACGGCCGAGTGGTGGGAAACCACCGGCCACGGGCTGCCGCCGGACGACGTCGCGGCCGCGCTGGCGGCGCGCGTCGTCGGCATCTCGCAGGTCAGCGTGCTGACGCTGGTCGACAGCCAGGGCCGGCAGCGCCACCGCTCCAGCATCACCGGCGCGCCGCTGGCCGACGTTTCCGACCGGCCATATTTCCAGAGCCAGCGCGAGGGCTCGGCGGGCGGCCTCTACATCAACGAACCCGTGGTCACCCGTACCAACCGGCAGCCCGCGCTGGTGGTGTCGCGCCGCCTGGCCCGGCGCGACGGCACGTTCGACGGCGTGGTCACCGCCATCGTCACGCTGCAGGAACTGCAGGCGGCGTATTCGGCCATCGAACTCGGCGAAGGCAGCGCGCTGCTGCTGACGCTCGACGACGGCACCCTGGTCGTGCGGCAGCCGGAGGAGCCCGGTATGGCCACGGGCGAGCGCTTCCCGGAGCTCACGGCCTTCAAGGGCGCGCCGCTGATCGACCGCTCGGTGAGCCCGGTGGACGGCCGCGCCAAATTGGTGGCCGCGGTCGGCGTGGGCAAACGGCCGCTGACGCTGACCATCACGCGCGACGAAGACCATGCGCTGCGACCCTGGTACGACGAGATGCGCAGCGCCGTCGTGCGCACGCTGCTGCTCGCGGCGCTGGTGGTGCTGACCATCGCGGGGCTGCTGCGCCAGCTGCGGCGGCTGGAGGCCGGCGAGGCCGAGAAGGCGGCGCTCGAGGCGCGGCTGCAAAAGGCGCAGCGGCTGGAGTCGCTGGGCACGCTGGCCGGCGGCATCGCGCACGACTTCAACAACATCCTGGGCGCGATCCTCGGTTTCGGCGAAATGGCGCAGCAGCACGCCGCGGCCGGCTCCGACATGCGCCGCTACATCGATCGCGTGATGCAGGCCGGCGCGCGGGCGCGGGTGCTGGTGCGCCGCATCCTCGACTTCAGCCGCAGCGGCGTCGCCGAGCGCGTGCCGGTGCACATCCAGGCGGTGGTGGAGGAAGCCCTCGCCATGCTGCGCCCCACGCTGCAGGACGGCATCCGCATCGATGCGCGGCTCGACGCCGGCACCGCGGCCGTGCTGGGCGACGGCACCCAGCTGCACCAGGTGGTGATGAACCTGTGCACCAACGCGGCCCAGGCGCTCGGCGACGCCGGCGCCATCGAGGTCGTGCTCGAGCGCGAGACCCTGGACGCGCCCAGGCCGCTCCTGCACGGAGAGCTGGCCCCGGGGCACTACGTGCGGCTGGTGGTGGCCGACACCGGCGCGGGCATGTCGCCCGAGGTGCTGCAGCGCGCCTTCGATCCCTTCTTCACCACCAAGAAGCTGGGCGAGGGCACAGGGCTGGGGCTGTCGATGGTGCACGGCATCGTGACCGACCTGTGCGGCGCCATCGACATCGCGACCGAGGCCGGGCACGGCACGCGCGTGACGGTGTGGCTGCCGGTGTCGGGCGAGTCGGAGGCGCCGCCGCTGCGTGCCGATCCCGCCTGGCCGCGCGGCAACGGGCAGGTGGTGATGGTGGTCGACGACGAGCGGCCGCTGGTCGAACTGGCCGAGGAGCTGCTGGCCGAGCTCGGCTACGAACCGGTGGGTTTCGACTCGAGCGAGCGCGCACTCGAAGCCTTCATGGCCGACCCGCAGCGCTTCGACGCGGTTCTGACCGACGAGATGCTGCCGGGCCTCGCGGGCAGCGAGCTGGCGCTGAAGCTGCTGGCGGTGCGGCCCGGGCTGCCGGTGATCCTGGTGAGCGGCAACGTCGGCGCGGCGCTCGAGCAGCGTGCGCGCGATGCCGGCGTGGTGGCGCTGCTGCGCAAGCCGCTCGGCCTGCAGGAGTTGGCCGAGAGCCTGGCGCGCACGCTCGGTTGCAGCTGA
- a CDS encoding response regulator has protein sequence MSKIMVIEEDSAMRVLISEWLAGEGHDVRSLPRHDAASRHNLHHTHGAAADVVILDLPHPRSRSGETARALQAVHAAFPQASVIGISTQLARSLGRDSDVARTLGVNQLLPKPCTRDELLGAVAAALAA, from the coding sequence ATGTCGAAGATCATGGTTATCGAGGAAGATAGCGCGATGCGCGTGCTGATCTCCGAATGGCTGGCCGGCGAGGGGCACGACGTCCGCTCGCTGCCGCGGCACGACGCCGCATCCCGCCACAACCTCCACCACACGCATGGCGCCGCAGCCGACGTGGTCATCCTCGACCTGCCGCACCCGCGCTCGCGCAGCGGCGAGACCGCGCGCGCGCTGCAGGCGGTGCATGCCGCGTTCCCGCAGGCGTCGGTGATCGGCATCTCGACCCAGCTCGCGCGCAGCCTGGGCCGCGACTCCGACGTGGCCCGCACGCTGGGCGTGAACCAGCTGCTCCCCAAGCCGTGCACCCGCGACGAACTGCTCGGCGCCGTGGCGGCGGCACTCGCCGCATGA
- a CDS encoding response regulator, translating into MNTAAPHLLVVDDDPALRELMSTYLLENEFQVTAVATGAEMTAVLQETVIDLVLLDLRLGGEDGMQLARGLRDTSELPVIIVTGKQDEADRVMGLEIAADDYVTKPFSNREMLARIRAVLRRYQARADAAPLGRSTKRRAYRFAGWELNLLARRLTSPEGQRVELSNGEFNLLLALCEQPQRVLSRDQLLELSRLHGAEVYDRSIDVQILRLRRKIEIDASAPKMIRTERGAGYVFEPQVQVLH; encoded by the coding sequence ATGAACACCGCCGCCCCCCACCTCCTCGTCGTCGACGACGATCCGGCACTGCGCGAGCTGATGTCGACCTACCTGCTGGAAAACGAATTCCAGGTCACCGCGGTGGCCACCGGCGCCGAGATGACGGCGGTGCTCCAGGAAACGGTGATCGACCTCGTGCTGCTCGACCTGCGGCTGGGCGGCGAGGACGGCATGCAGCTGGCACGCGGCCTGCGCGACACCAGCGAGCTGCCGGTCATCATCGTCACCGGCAAGCAGGACGAGGCCGACCGCGTGATGGGCCTGGAGATCGCCGCCGACGACTACGTCACCAAGCCCTTCAGCAACCGCGAGATGCTGGCGCGCATCCGCGCCGTGCTGCGCCGCTACCAGGCGCGTGCCGACGCCGCGCCGCTGGGCCGCAGCACCAAGCGCCGCGCCTATCGCTTCGCCGGCTGGGAACTGAACCTGCTGGCGCGCCGCCTCACCTCGCCCGAAGGCCAGCGCGTGGAACTCAGCAACGGCGAGTTCAACCTGCTGCTGGCGCTGTGCGAACAGCCGCAGCGCGTGCTGTCCCGCGACCAGCTGCTCGAGCTGTCGCGCCTGCACGGCGCGGAGGTGTACGACCGCTCCATCGACGTGCAGATCCTGCGGCTGCGCCGCAAGATCGAGATCGATGCGTCGGCGCCGAAGATGATCCGCACCGAACGCGGCGCGGGCTACGTCTTCGAGCCCCAGGTGCAAGTGCTGCACTGA
- a CDS encoding Zn-dependent hydrolase, with amino-acid sequence MRTPISIQADRLWQRLETLSSFTRTDVPWTRRAFSDDFDRARLWLRGEFEQAGLAVRTDAAGNLTGRREGTGPGLAPLVTGSHCDTVVGGGRFDGILGVLAGLEVAQSLHESGVVLRHPLEVIDFLSEEPSDYGISCVGSRGFAGTLNDAMLASCNERGESLAQAMRRIGARPEALADAVRGPGGIAGFVELHIEQGPVLEREGLPIGVVTDIVGIRRVALTVTGQPDHAGTTPMDIRRDALVGAARLIDAAHREAGAMDGRPHYVVATIGRIAMSPNVPNAVPGRVDMVLEVRSNAQAVLDDFPERLLALCADDFVRLRVSCSMAPLTQTPPVKCSGEVMQAVAQAADCLALAHRSLPSGAGHDAMHVAASGPMGMIFIPCLDGRSHCPEEWASKEQVAAGTRVLAETLRLLDAR; translated from the coding sequence ATGCGCACTCCCATTTCCATCCAGGCGGACCGCCTCTGGCAACGCCTCGAAACCCTCTCTTCCTTCACCCGCACCGACGTCCCCTGGACGCGCCGAGCCTTCTCCGACGACTTCGACCGGGCCCGGCTCTGGCTGCGCGGCGAGTTCGAGCAGGCCGGCCTGGCCGTTCGCACCGACGCGGCCGGCAACCTCACCGGCCGCCGCGAAGGCACCGGGCCCGGGCTGGCGCCGCTGGTCACCGGCTCCCACTGCGACACCGTGGTGGGCGGCGGGCGCTTCGACGGCATCCTGGGCGTGCTCGCGGGGCTCGAGGTGGCGCAGTCGCTGCACGAAAGCGGCGTGGTGCTGCGCCATCCGCTCGAAGTGATCGACTTCCTCTCCGAGGAGCCCAGCGACTACGGCATCTCCTGCGTGGGCAGCCGTGGCTTTGCCGGCACCCTCAACGACGCGATGCTGGCCTCGTGCAACGAGCGCGGCGAAAGCCTGGCGCAGGCGATGCGGCGCATCGGTGCGCGTCCCGAAGCGCTCGCCGACGCGGTGCGCGGACCCGGCGGCATTGCCGGCTTCGTGGAGCTGCACATCGAGCAGGGCCCGGTGCTGGAGCGGGAGGGGCTGCCGATCGGCGTGGTCACCGACATCGTCGGCATCCGCCGCGTGGCGCTCACCGTGACGGGCCAGCCCGACCATGCCGGCACCACGCCCATGGACATCCGCCGCGACGCGCTCGTGGGCGCCGCCCGGCTGATCGACGCGGCACACCGCGAAGCCGGCGCGATGGACGGCCGGCCGCACTACGTGGTGGCCACCATCGGCCGCATCGCGATGAGCCCCAACGTGCCCAACGCCGTGCCCGGCCGGGTCGACATGGTGCTCGAGGTGCGCAGCAATGCGCAGGCGGTGCTCGACGATTTCCCGGAGCGCCTGCTCGCCCTGTGCGCCGACGACTTCGTGCGGCTGCGGGTGAGCTGCAGCATGGCGCCGCTGACGCAGACACCGCCCGTCAAGTGCTCGGGCGAGGTGATGCAGGCCGTCGCGCAGGCCGCGGACTGCCTGGCGCTGGCGCACAGGTCGCTGCCCAGCGGCGCGGGGCACGATGCGATGCACGTCGCAGCTTCGGGGCCGATGGGGATGATCTTCATCCCGTGCCTCGACGGGCGAAGCCACTGCCCGGAAGAATGGGCGAGCAAGGAGCAGGTGGCCGCCGGCACCCGCGTGCTGGCCGAAACGCTCAGGCTGCTGGACGCCCGCTAG
- a CDS encoding UBP-type zinc finger domain-containing protein — translation MTKHKQCTHTDSIRHVVPSARGCEECLKIGSDWVHLRICRSCGHVGCCDDSPHRHARAHFQATNHPVIEGYDPPEGWGWCFVDRVALDLGGDTTPQVGPIPRFY, via the coding sequence GTGACCAAGCACAAGCAATGCACGCACACCGACAGCATCCGGCACGTGGTGCCCAGCGCCAGGGGCTGCGAGGAATGCCTGAAGATCGGCAGCGACTGGGTCCATCTGCGGATCTGCCGCAGCTGCGGCCATGTCGGCTGCTGCGACGACTCGCCCCATCGCCATGCGCGGGCGCACTTCCAGGCCACGAACCATCCGGTCATCGAAGGCTACGACCCGCCGGAAGGCTGGGGCTGGTGCTTCGTGGACCGCGTCGCGCTCGACCTGGGCGGCGACACCACGCCGCAGGTCGGGCCGATTCCCAGGTTCTACTGA
- a CDS encoding co-chaperone GroES, whose product MKLRPLADRVIVKRVDSETKTASGIVIPDAAAEKPDQGEVLAVGPGKRNDKGELAALTVKVGDRVLFGKYSGQTVKVGGDELLVMKEDDLFAVVEK is encoded by the coding sequence ATGAAACTTCGTCCTTTGGCCGATCGCGTGATCGTCAAGCGTGTTGACAGCGAAACCAAGACCGCCTCCGGCATCGTCATCCCCGACGCAGCCGCTGAAAAGCCCGATCAGGGCGAAGTCCTGGCCGTGGGCCCGGGCAAGCGCAACGACAAGGGCGAACTGGCCGCACTGACCGTCAAGGTCGGCGACCGCGTCCTGTTCGGCAAGTACAGCGGCCAGACCGTCAAGGTCGGCGGCGACGAACTGCTGGTCATGAAGGAAGACGACCTGTTCGCGGTCGTCGAGAAGTAA
- a CDS encoding alpha/beta fold hydrolase, with product MSSITTADGTRIYYKDWGTGQPIVFSHGWPLSSDAFEDQMFFLASSGFRCIAHDRRGHGRSSQPWQGNDMDTYADDLAELVKQLDLKDAIHVGHSTGGGEVARYIGRHGSSRVAKAVLIGAVPPLMLKTPANPGGLPLETFDRIRAGVLADRSQFWKDLSMPFYGYNRPDAKISEGVRESFWLQGMAAGMPASYFCVKAFSETDLTEDLKKFDVPTLILHGDDDQIVPIADSAWLSAELVKDATLKVYKGAPHGMCTTRKDEVNADLLAFAKD from the coding sequence ATGAGCAGCATCACCACGGCAGACGGCACCCGGATCTACTACAAGGACTGGGGCACGGGCCAGCCGATCGTCTTCAGCCACGGCTGGCCGCTGTCGTCCGACGCGTTCGAGGACCAGATGTTCTTCCTGGCCTCGAGCGGTTTCCGCTGCATCGCGCACGACCGTCGCGGCCATGGCCGTTCGAGCCAGCCCTGGCAGGGCAACGACATGGACACCTACGCCGACGACCTTGCCGAACTGGTGAAGCAGCTCGACCTGAAGGACGCCATCCACGTCGGCCATTCGACCGGCGGCGGCGAGGTGGCGCGCTACATCGGGCGCCACGGCAGCTCGCGCGTGGCAAAGGCGGTGCTGATCGGCGCGGTGCCGCCGCTCATGCTGAAGACGCCCGCCAACCCGGGCGGCCTGCCGCTGGAAACCTTTGACCGGATCCGCGCCGGCGTGCTGGCCGACCGCTCGCAGTTCTGGAAGGACCTGAGCATGCCGTTCTACGGCTACAACCGGCCGGACGCGAAGATCTCGGAAGGCGTGCGCGAATCGTTCTGGCTGCAGGGCATGGCGGCGGGCATGCCGGCGTCGTACTTCTGCGTGAAGGCGTTCTCGGAAACCGACCTCACCGAAGACCTGAAGAAGTTCGACGTGCCCACGCTGATCCTGCACGGCGACGACGACCAGATCGTGCCGATCGCCGATTCGGCCTGGCTGTCGGCCGAACTCGTGAAGGACGCCACGCTCAAGGTCTACAAGGGCGCGCCCCACGGCATGTGCACCACGCGCAAGGACGAGGTGAACGCCGACCTGCTGGCGTTCGCGAAGGACTGA
- the pyrB gene encoding aspartate carbamoyltransferase, which produces MPDLISIEDLSRREIEDIFSSADHIQRSPDDFRRALGGKVVCTLFFESSTRTRWSFEAAAHRLGARVLSVADMRSTRLHLGESLLDTTRMAGFYCDAVVARHASDDVMRRIKETIRVPLISAGEGRTHHPTQTLIDLYTLRDHFGSVDGLQIGIAGGIRHSRAARSLIAGLRKFEGVRLHVVDASHDADEGQEFPPEMGDLHGVAPIEYSSMKKMIGQVDMVYVVRVQPERFADPAAHARQLEKSRLHRELLSRGSAGLIVMHCLPRTEELDPDVDETPQNKYFLQARHAVAVRSATLLRCMGGRLAGGTVIGRRSC; this is translated from the coding sequence ATGCCGGATCTGATTTCCATCGAGGATCTTTCGAGGCGCGAGATCGAGGACATTTTCTCCAGCGCCGACCACATACAGCGCTCGCCCGACGACTTCCGCAGGGCACTGGGCGGCAAGGTCGTGTGCACGCTGTTCTTCGAGTCCAGCACGCGCACGCGTTGGAGCTTCGAGGCCGCTGCGCACCGGCTGGGCGCACGGGTGCTGAGCGTTGCCGACATGCGCAGCACGCGGCTGCACCTCGGCGAGAGCCTGCTCGACACCACGCGCATGGCCGGCTTCTACTGCGATGCCGTGGTGGCGCGGCATGCGAGCGACGATGTCATGCGCCGGATCAAGGAGACGATCCGCGTGCCGCTGATCAGCGCCGGCGAAGGCCGCACGCACCATCCGACGCAGACCCTGATCGACCTCTATACGCTGCGCGACCATTTCGGCTCCGTCGACGGGCTCCAGATCGGCATTGCCGGCGGTATTCGCCATTCGCGCGCCGCCAGATCGCTGATTGCCGGGTTGCGCAAGTTCGAAGGCGTCAGGCTGCACGTGGTCGATGCGTCGCACGACGCCGACGAAGGCCAGGAATTCCCGCCGGAGATGGGCGATTTGCACGGCGTGGCGCCGATTGAATATTCGTCGATGAAGAAAATGATCGGCCAGGTCGACATGGTCTACGTGGTGCGCGTGCAACCCGAGAGATTCGCCGACCCGGCGGCGCATGCGCGCCAATTGGAGAAAAGCCGGCTGCACCGCGAGCTCCTTTCGCGCGGGTCGGCCGGGCTCATCGTCATGCATTGCCTGCCGCGCACCGAGGAGCTCGACCCCGACGTCGACGAGACCCCGCAGAACAAATATTTCCTGCAGGCCCGACACGCGGTCGCCGTGCGAAGCGCCACGCTGCTGCGCTGCATGGGCGGCCGGCTGGCCGGCGGGACCGTCATCGGGCGCCGGTCATGCTGA
- a CDS encoding Dps family protein, with amino-acid sequence MTMTLESTLARRQAPLHSPTALGTEARRDIGGGLAALLADSFALYLKTKNFHWHMSGPHFRDYHLMLDEQSDQIFAMTDPLAERARKLGGTTLRSIGDIARHQRLLDNDAPFVTPQDMLAELREDNLRIVDFMRATHGMCDGYGDVATASLLEVWIDESERRAWFLFESGRGA; translated from the coding sequence ATGACCATGACACTCGAATCCACGCTCGCCCGCCGTCAGGCACCGCTGCACTCGCCGACCGCGCTCGGCACCGAGGCCCGCCGCGACATCGGCGGCGGCCTCGCGGCCCTGCTGGCGGACAGCTTCGCGCTGTACCTGAAGACGAAGAACTTTCACTGGCACATGTCGGGCCCGCACTTTCGCGACTACCACCTGATGCTCGACGAGCAGTCGGACCAGATCTTCGCGATGACCGACCCGCTGGCCGAACGCGCGCGCAAGCTCGGCGGCACCACGCTGCGCTCCATCGGAGACATCGCGCGCCACCAGCGCCTGCTGGACAACGACGCGCCCTTCGTCACGCCGCAGGACATGCTGGCCGAGCTGCGCGAGGACAACCTGCGCATCGTCGACTTCATGCGCGCCACGCACGGGATGTGCGACGGCTACGGCGACGTGGCCACGGCCAGCCTGCTGGAGGTGTGGATCGACGAGTCGGAGCGCCGCGCGTGGTTCCTGTTCGAGAGCGGCCGCGGCGCCTGA